Proteins encoded within one genomic window of Oceanococcus sp. HetDA_MAG_MS8:
- a CDS encoding STAS domain-containing protein, with protein sequence MPLTVDKRKNAVVLTISGDLDAFEVQSIRPELEKLLKSNPQSVVMDLSSVPMIDSSGIGLLVYAYKQCSARSLSFAMCGSQGQPAEMISFLKIDQRIPSFADVDSAMAKANT encoded by the coding sequence ATGCCTCTCACAGTTGACAAGCGCAAGAACGCCGTGGTTTTGACAATCAGCGGAGACTTGGATGCCTTTGAGGTGCAGAGCATTCGCCCCGAGCTGGAAAAGCTGCTCAAATCCAACCCTCAATCCGTGGTAATGGATCTCAGCAGCGTTCCGATGATCGACTCCAGCGGCATCGGCTTATTGGTTTACGCGTACAAACAATGTAGCGCTCGTTCGCTCAGCTTTGCCATGTGCGGCAGTCAAGGCCAGCCTGCAGAGATGATTAGCTTTCTGAAGATCGACCAACGTATTCCAAGCTTTGCCGACGTCGACAGCGCCATGGCCAAGGCAAACACTTAA
- a CDS encoding helix-turn-helix domain-containing protein, whose product MHRSEEHFANSNSLVHGGMVSVAWLYPVYQELKAKALLPRLRSAEGWLVGSDHTHPDMRLSHAEVYSFWEAVRTQVPQLEEALLGAVERVRLFDHEGLLPAACSAPTMLEGMRVLEQYWSIAHELLVLDVFELDGAFGIRLRNDTRVHALDQMFCFLLLCRTLRDMLGQRPQVHALCLNFAEPELESAMESALGVPVLTDAGYSSLLLDRAQAKLSLPFARKRVHQAQLDLARHALARRSSELQVRTEELVETILNRRESPSLERVAQGLYMSARTLQRKLAAQGLSLSSVVTVVRLRLARRYLLASQRPIEHISSLLGFKSQASFSRFFAEHNGMAPTDFRRRQGMLNDAPHRHWRP is encoded by the coding sequence ATGCACCGCTCAGAGGAACACTTTGCGAACTCCAACTCCTTGGTGCACGGCGGCATGGTATCTGTGGCTTGGTTGTACCCCGTTTATCAGGAGCTCAAGGCCAAAGCGCTGTTGCCGAGGCTGCGGTCTGCAGAGGGGTGGCTGGTAGGTTCCGATCACACCCACCCTGACATGCGCCTGAGTCATGCTGAGGTGTATTCCTTTTGGGAGGCTGTGCGCACGCAGGTGCCGCAGCTAGAAGAAGCCCTGCTCGGTGCGGTCGAGCGCGTGCGCCTATTTGATCATGAGGGCTTACTTCCTGCGGCGTGTAGCGCGCCAACCATGCTCGAGGGCATGCGGGTCCTTGAACAGTACTGGTCTATTGCTCACGAACTCTTAGTGCTGGATGTCTTCGAGCTCGATGGGGCTTTCGGAATCCGCCTGCGCAACGACACCCGCGTGCACGCTCTCGATCAGATGTTCTGCTTTTTGCTGCTCTGCCGGACGCTGCGCGATATGTTGGGTCAGCGTCCACAGGTGCATGCGCTCTGCCTGAACTTTGCAGAGCCAGAATTAGAGTCAGCGATGGAGTCGGCCCTGGGTGTTCCCGTGTTAACGGACGCAGGGTATTCCTCGTTACTGCTAGACCGAGCGCAGGCCAAACTGTCTTTGCCTTTTGCACGGAAGCGCGTGCACCAAGCTCAATTGGATCTGGCCCGGCACGCGTTGGCGCGTCGCAGTAGTGAGCTGCAGGTGCGCACCGAGGAGTTGGTCGAAACCATACTCAACCGCCGTGAAAGCCCGAGTTTGGAGCGCGTTGCTCAGGGGCTGTACATGAGTGCGCGAACACTGCAACGCAAACTGGCGGCGCAGGGCTTATCGCTGAGTAGTGTGGTCACCGTGGTGCGACTGCGGCTTGCTCGGCGATATTTGCTGGCCTCTCAGCGACCAATAGAACACATTTCCTCGCTGTTGGGGTTCAAGTCTCAGGCCAGCTTTTCGCGCTTCTTCGCCGAGCATAATGGGATGGCCCCCACAGATTTTCGTCGCCGTCAGGGCATGCTGAATGATGCTCCGCATCGCCATTGGCGGCCGTGA
- the bcsA gene encoding UDP-forming cellulose synthase catalytic subunit encodes MLFSVKPNTLLLILAGAGLALCAAPLLTMQLSLVGQLLFGLGCIATSYLLTRLKDRPWLLYTLMGISGLTTLRYLSWRLTQTMPFGPGFGLVDQVLALGLIAAELYALVILVFGYFQVLKPLRRKPVRLPADQDLWPSVDVYIPSYNEPLDVVRPTVLAALKLDWPAEKLKVYVLDDGRREEFGAFCAQVGATHITRDNNRHAKAGNINQAMEKTTGEVIAIFDCDHIPTRSFLQLTVGTMVANPKVALVQTPHHFFSPDPFERNLDLFRKVPNEGELFYGLLQDGNDYWGATFFCGSCALLRRTALEEVGGIAVETVTEDAHTSLKMHRRGWESAYINIPQAAGLATESLSAHVGQRIRWARGMAQIFRVDNPLLKKGLRWGQRICYANAMLHFFYGIPRIVFLTAPLAYLFFDAKIIAAQGSLIAAYALPHLVLAIMTNSRIQGAYRHSFWAEVYETVLAAFIIVPTTLAIVNPKLGKFNVTAKGGIVDRDYFDADIAKPYMWLFILNMVGIAVGMGRLMLPDAATETLWLNMGWTAYNLLILGAAIRVAAESQQRRLHVRVDMHVPLLVRPAPSAEQPDPDYEIGETVDMSYGGLSYLSLGLIDLDDGAPVEVALLPERKIMWLPGTVRRIGETRVAIQFSEMTLEQQSYLVYVLYGRADSWLAWRKEETRDRPWRALAHVARFGWAGAGIALRSLLNGLRGAKHA; translated from the coding sequence ATGCTGTTTTCCGTCAAACCCAACACATTACTGCTGATTTTGGCTGGAGCCGGGCTGGCCTTATGCGCCGCGCCTTTGCTCACCATGCAGCTCAGTCTTGTCGGCCAGCTCCTGTTTGGCCTGGGGTGTATTGCCACCAGTTATTTGCTCACGCGACTGAAGGATCGGCCGTGGCTGCTCTATACCCTGATGGGGATATCGGGCTTAACCACCTTAAGGTATCTGAGCTGGCGGCTGACCCAAACCATGCCCTTTGGTCCGGGCTTTGGCCTCGTCGATCAGGTGTTGGCGCTTGGCCTGATTGCAGCAGAACTCTACGCCCTGGTGATCTTGGTTTTTGGCTACTTTCAGGTACTCAAGCCTTTGCGGCGCAAACCGGTCCGCTTGCCCGCTGATCAAGACCTGTGGCCCAGCGTAGACGTTTACATCCCTTCGTATAACGAGCCTTTGGATGTGGTCCGCCCTACTGTACTCGCGGCGCTCAAGCTGGATTGGCCTGCGGAGAAACTCAAAGTCTATGTTTTGGACGATGGGCGCCGAGAGGAATTCGGTGCCTTCTGCGCGCAGGTGGGTGCGACCCACATCACCAGGGACAACAACCGGCATGCCAAGGCTGGAAACATTAACCAAGCCATGGAGAAGACGACGGGAGAGGTCATCGCCATATTCGATTGCGACCACATCCCGACTCGGTCCTTTTTGCAGTTGACGGTTGGCACCATGGTGGCCAATCCCAAAGTGGCGCTGGTGCAGACTCCGCACCATTTCTTCTCACCCGACCCTTTTGAGCGCAATCTCGATCTGTTCCGCAAGGTGCCCAACGAGGGTGAGCTGTTCTATGGCTTGCTCCAGGACGGTAATGATTATTGGGGGGCGACCTTCTTTTGCGGCTCATGCGCCTTGCTGCGTCGTACGGCGCTGGAGGAGGTCGGAGGTATCGCCGTGGAAACCGTGACCGAAGATGCGCATACCTCTTTGAAAATGCACCGCCGCGGTTGGGAAAGTGCGTACATCAACATTCCCCAAGCCGCTGGCTTGGCCACCGAATCGCTGTCTGCTCATGTTGGCCAGCGAATTCGATGGGCACGCGGTATGGCGCAGATTTTTCGCGTTGACAACCCGCTGCTGAAAAAGGGGCTGCGCTGGGGACAGCGAATCTGCTATGCCAATGCCATGCTGCACTTTTTCTATGGCATTCCACGCATTGTGTTCTTGACGGCGCCATTGGCTTATTTGTTCTTCGACGCCAAAATTATTGCCGCTCAGGGCAGCCTGATTGCCGCTTACGCCTTGCCCCACCTGGTGTTGGCGATTATGACCAACTCGCGCATTCAGGGGGCCTATCGACATTCCTTCTGGGCAGAGGTTTACGAGACGGTACTCGCTGCATTCATCATCGTCCCGACCACATTGGCGATCGTCAATCCCAAGCTGGGTAAATTTAACGTGACGGCTAAAGGCGGCATTGTCGATCGCGATTACTTCGACGCGGATATTGCCAAACCCTACATGTGGCTATTCATCCTGAATATGGTTGGCATCGCAGTGGGTATGGGGCGGCTGATGTTGCCCGACGCGGCGACCGAAACCCTTTGGCTGAATATGGGTTGGACGGCGTACAACCTTTTGATCCTGGGGGCGGCCATTCGGGTGGCCGCGGAGAGCCAGCAGCGTAGGCTGCATGTGCGCGTGGATATGCACGTCCCCCTCCTAGTACGGCCTGCGCCGAGCGCCGAACAGCCGGACCCAGATTATGAGATTGGCGAAACCGTGGATATGTCCTATGGCGGGCTGAGTTATCTCTCGCTGGGTCTGATCGATCTGGACGATGGTGCTCCGGTGGAAGTGGCCTTGCTGCCTGAACGCAAAATCATGTGGTTACCAGGCACCGTTCGCCGTATTGGCGAAACGCGAGTTGCCATCCAGTTCTCGGAGATGACCTTGGAACAACAGAGCTATTTGGTGTACGTGCTATACGGGCGGGCCGATTCTTGGCTGGCCTGGCGTAAAGAAGAAACCCGTGATCGGCCCTGGCGGGCTTTGGCACATGTCGCCCGTTTCGGTTGGGCTGGCGCTGGAATCGCGCTGCGCTCCTTGCTCAATGGGCTTCGAGGAGCCAAGCATGCTTAA
- a CDS encoding cellulose biosynthesis cyclic di-GMP-binding regulatory protein BcsB has translation MLNKLFVPVLLALALVGPGYAQSLAAPLSAPEHGYAMAAEGPQRLDFRRLGATTALRLRGEFAQYSLPFAVREDQYVRDARLELKVAFSPQLNPERSQLRVFLNDEVVAAARLADLPSPGQWTLALDPALFVVYNDLRFELIAADAGVGPDNCLDPLSPALWLEVAQSSALQLELGNLPLAPDLGRLPAPFVSAADSRRVGVTMVLPSQPGPQTLRAAVTLASWLGMHADYRGLEVTVRQGELPPQGHVIVLQNTTETRRALTAASMNDGPLVRIQGHPLDRSAQMLIVSGATPEQMLLAAQGLAYGHAGMSGEQARVVNFSVPEPRPLYASPRWLQTEESIALDDLIDDPLSVRGLNAGPLQVEFRLPPDLYFFSSAEPRLHFDYRASVAAAQGSSLSVLLNDQFADQVPVARRDDGRATRAVTSLPPTQLTHRNQLSWQFNFVKTTNKPCEAYDSNSWEGSIDRNIRMVLPRHAHFAQMPNLAKLRNGGYPFSRAVDGAQMAFVLGQQPSSQELSAALTLAAYLGREAGVPLWHAQVYADSPAVLEQDKDLLIVGTLAGMQVLDALDDALPLSREGNTLRLRRPSLAEQVQAWLEDRDLQAANDYAGKVLLESQGRLAAYMQIESPQHAGRSVVIVAAEDPSGLPQAAKTLLDPGRAQYLSGDLALVNARQVSSFDLGPRYGVGELPLDQRVLRWLQRHPYSVIPLMLLTVLLFVLCIRLGLSRRAG, from the coding sequence ATGCTTAACAAATTGTTTGTCCCCGTCTTGCTGGCCTTGGCGCTGGTTGGGCCTGGTTATGCGCAATCATTGGCGGCGCCGCTCAGCGCTCCTGAACATGGCTATGCCATGGCTGCTGAAGGTCCGCAGCGTCTGGATTTTCGGCGCCTGGGGGCGACCACCGCCCTCCGTCTGCGGGGGGAGTTCGCGCAATACTCCCTGCCATTTGCGGTGCGTGAAGACCAATATGTCCGCGATGCGCGTCTGGAGTTGAAGGTGGCTTTCTCTCCGCAGCTCAATCCCGAGCGTAGTCAGCTGCGCGTATTTCTCAATGATGAGGTCGTCGCGGCTGCTCGCTTAGCCGATTTGCCAAGTCCAGGCCAATGGACTCTGGCTTTGGATCCGGCCCTGTTCGTGGTTTACAACGATTTACGCTTTGAGCTCATTGCCGCCGACGCAGGGGTTGGCCCCGACAACTGCTTGGATCCCTTGAGCCCAGCACTGTGGCTGGAGGTGGCGCAGTCGAGTGCTTTGCAGCTGGAGTTGGGCAACCTGCCTTTGGCGCCCGACCTCGGCCGCTTGCCCGCGCCTTTTGTGAGCGCCGCAGATAGTCGGCGGGTTGGAGTCACGATGGTACTTCCCAGCCAGCCTGGTCCGCAGACGCTGCGCGCTGCGGTGACTTTGGCCAGCTGGTTGGGTATGCATGCCGATTATCGGGGGCTGGAGGTGACGGTGCGCCAGGGTGAGCTGCCTCCTCAGGGGCATGTGATCGTGCTCCAGAACACCACCGAGACGCGCCGGGCGCTGACAGCAGCGAGCATGAATGACGGCCCCCTCGTTCGCATCCAAGGTCACCCCCTGGATCGATCGGCGCAAATGCTCATCGTCTCTGGGGCCACACCGGAGCAGATGTTGCTGGCCGCACAGGGGCTGGCCTACGGGCATGCGGGTATGAGCGGAGAGCAGGCACGGGTGGTGAATTTCTCGGTGCCGGAGCCGCGGCCGCTTTATGCATCGCCGCGTTGGCTGCAAACGGAGGAATCGATTGCCCTAGACGATTTGATTGATGATCCCTTGTCGGTGCGCGGTTTGAATGCCGGGCCACTACAAGTGGAATTCCGGCTGCCACCGGATCTCTACTTTTTCTCCAGCGCTGAGCCGCGTTTGCACTTCGATTACCGCGCATCCGTGGCTGCGGCTCAAGGGTCATCTCTGAGTGTCTTGCTCAATGACCAGTTCGCTGATCAGGTGCCGGTGGCTCGGCGCGACGATGGTCGTGCCACGCGGGCAGTGACCAGCCTGCCGCCGACTCAGCTGACCCACCGCAATCAACTGAGCTGGCAATTCAACTTTGTCAAAACCACCAATAAGCCCTGTGAGGCCTATGACAGCAATAGCTGGGAGGGCTCGATCGATCGCAATATTCGGATGGTCTTGCCCAGACATGCGCACTTTGCGCAGATGCCGAACTTGGCCAAGCTGCGCAATGGAGGCTATCCCTTTTCACGGGCGGTGGATGGGGCACAAATGGCGTTTGTGCTCGGCCAGCAGCCCAGTTCCCAGGAACTGTCGGCTGCTCTTACCTTGGCTGCCTACTTAGGCCGCGAAGCCGGCGTGCCTTTATGGCATGCGCAAGTGTATGCCGACAGCCCCGCGGTCTTGGAGCAGGACAAGGACTTATTAATCGTCGGCACTCTTGCGGGTATGCAAGTCTTGGATGCCCTCGACGATGCACTGCCGCTGAGTCGGGAAGGCAATACCTTGCGGCTACGCCGCCCCTCATTGGCCGAGCAAGTGCAGGCCTGGCTAGAAGATCGCGACCTGCAAGCGGCCAATGACTACGCCGGAAAGGTGCTGCTCGAATCTCAGGGACGACTTGCGGCCTACATGCAAATCGAGTCTCCGCAGCATGCCGGGCGCAGTGTGGTGATTGTGGCCGCCGAAGACCCTAGTGGTCTGCCGCAAGCCGCGAAGACCTTGCTCGACCCCGGGCGGGCGCAATACCTCAGCGGCGATCTCGCTTTGGTCAATGCCCGACAGGTATCCAGCTTTGACCTGGGGCCCCGCTATGGTGTGGGCGAACTGCCGCTGGATCAGCGGGTACTGCGTTGGTTACAGCGTCACCCTTACAGCGTCATCCCTCTCATGCTACTGACGGTGCTGCTCTTTGTACTCTGCATACGTTTGGGGTTGAGTCGCCGTGCGGGTTAG
- the bcsZ gene encoding cellulase: MCLGICFQAQASSWPLWEGFKQGFISDQGRVIDWQDGARTVSEGQVYALFFALVANDQETFESVLEWSVANLARGNVADIGMAWLWGQDKVTKSWGVLDANPATDAEMFLAYALLEAARLWQRPDWAKLGDQVLARVESQMIKRQGDRVVLLPAPFGFELAQGLRTNPSYLPAWQLAYFAQHSQNPLWFELLAQLPQLLQSSSPHGLPPDWVLVTPEGYAPDSERGTLGSYDAIRCYLWAAMSPAHTDPDKHALKPVITLLQRQQTAPERWDVATGWTTGVGPVGFEASLALYATWQQEPELAQRLWARVAAQTHDGLVGSPARYYDQVLTLFAQGYAQNRFAFAADGALRRGETL; the protein is encoded by the coding sequence TTGTGCCTGGGTATTTGCTTTCAGGCTCAAGCCAGCTCCTGGCCGCTGTGGGAAGGCTTCAAGCAAGGTTTTATCAGTGACCAGGGCCGGGTGATTGATTGGCAAGACGGGGCCAGAACGGTCTCGGAGGGGCAGGTGTACGCCTTGTTCTTCGCGCTGGTCGCCAACGATCAAGAGACCTTCGAGTCGGTACTGGAATGGAGTGTGGCCAACTTGGCCCGTGGCAATGTCGCTGACATTGGCATGGCATGGTTGTGGGGGCAGGACAAAGTCACCAAAAGCTGGGGTGTCTTGGATGCGAACCCGGCCACCGACGCCGAAATGTTTCTAGCTTATGCGTTGCTCGAGGCTGCTCGGCTGTGGCAACGGCCAGACTGGGCGAAACTGGGTGATCAGGTCTTGGCCAGGGTCGAGTCACAGATGATCAAGCGCCAGGGGGATCGGGTGGTGTTGTTGCCGGCTCCCTTCGGTTTCGAGTTGGCCCAAGGCCTGCGTACCAATCCTTCCTACTTGCCGGCCTGGCAGCTGGCTTACTTCGCCCAACACTCCCAAAACCCGCTGTGGTTTGAGCTGTTGGCGCAGCTTCCCCAACTCTTGCAGAGCAGCAGCCCCCATGGTTTGCCTCCAGACTGGGTGCTGGTCACGCCGGAAGGCTATGCGCCTGACTCAGAGCGGGGCACTTTGGGCTCGTATGACGCCATTCGCTGCTACCTTTGGGCAGCGATGAGCCCCGCCCATACCGACCCAGACAAACACGCTCTCAAGCCGGTGATTACCCTGTTGCAGCGTCAGCAAACCGCTCCGGAGCGTTGGGATGTGGCCACAGGCTGGACCACGGGGGTAGGGCCAGTGGGCTTTGAGGCTAGCCTGGCCTTGTACGCCACCTGGCAACAAGAGCCAGAGCTGGCGCAGCGTCTCTGGGCCCGCGTGGCAGCGCAAACGCACGATGGTTTGGTCGGGTCGCCGGCACGCTATTACGATCAAGTGCTCACTCTGTTTGCGCAGGGTTATGCGCAGAACCGCTTTGCCTTTGCCGCTGATGGCGCTTTGCGTCGTGGGGAGACCCTGTGA
- a CDS encoding BCSC C-terminal domain-containing protein yields the protein MKPTLLLVLTLLLAGPAQAQDSNNGLQPLIDRAEELESRGRLDLAIQTWERLLSLQPDSELALARLAGLHEQNGAADLAAQYRRRLAELNPNSSHLQGLQAKQEALLRQRELVSTARTAVREGDFERAAQAYYQAQDVLSPEGALAVEIYEGMAGQEAYWEQAEKALRSLAQADPDNARLQLALARVHSYRPQTRRQAIAELFDLQQQLSVAAPAKASLRQALIWLEPRAADRGLIQRYLREIDDAPEIRAKLDLLRRQASNQRQQRIQDQADEAYALLSAGDVAAARLRFQMLAEQYPDAGAPLAGLAAVAQTAGDQEQAVAFYEQANRKSPAQSRNWAAGLRSARFYRDYNRAEQLRLQGNWEAAVPLFEQAFAAAPPDVDPSLRLPYALSLQQQDNFSAAIEQLQLVLAQQPNQADARRMLAEVYLRQGNLAAAEELVSTAEDEQIRTRLRPAQAERLRDQAQQQYAAQRYAAARSLLEEALTLDPDSPWIRLDLARNLRELGQVEAAGDLLQSLLQTHGDEADVRKAVAYQQADAQQWPATLRILETIPVAARDPELVKLQRRAWIEYQIQRAKQAAARGNWSTADAALSAAARAVGNDQSYFPSLATGWQTLGDSARALSYLRRAMAGEAADTGVKLQYAAMLLQNGLDAEFTALVNSLRDEPLSSTQQQNLQELVVGYRLQLADRAREAGDYATAYDALRDVIVRRPEDTNVVLALARIFAGAGDHEEALALYQRVLDEEPGHRAANLGLAQTAISAGLDTEIIRGALRRLRREDATDPAYLELEAQYAQARGLDARALRFMRAAQRQQQTKETTRPPRLALQRLAPTNSVPSTADAIPLAEPLALKPGAFARPVSPQAEPSLFAQLQPLRLQSADSTTQMPASIVLKLAPQLRPRFLRSQQSLPANESAENRPMRSSPTAMQRLQAQVSPRATADLRSRLRQGEAGLSRLSDVALPLQLHSKAFEWGTVGVAVRPQVISAGELSGEARLRLGTLALIGGGEADSISVNDSGLAGSLHFAQGALSASIGVTPYGFLEDRLTGHVRWQPQWGDWQPKLGFVRLPVTDSVLSWAGQRDALLGVNWGGVSRSGMELGLVRDIGLSGVYADLRVSQLDGRNVDENASVEMSAGTYRHRDLPTWGRLTYGFNITAFGYQTFREDGAPWFPTSAILQQELDLLRVAEPELDLAGGYAGLDDSGLAYLLRGDLSYPVADRLAVTGRFSVDNAQNFREYIFHMGLRYSFTGPVEFNNAFAQDFFR from the coding sequence ATGAAGCCGACCCTCTTGCTGGTCTTGACTCTGTTACTTGCTGGGCCGGCCCAGGCGCAAGATTCCAACAATGGCTTGCAGCCCCTGATTGACCGAGCCGAGGAGTTGGAATCTCGCGGTCGTTTGGACCTGGCCATACAGACCTGGGAACGACTGTTGAGCTTGCAGCCAGACAGTGAGCTGGCGCTGGCTCGTTTGGCCGGTCTGCATGAACAAAACGGTGCCGCTGACCTCGCCGCGCAATATCGGCGACGCCTGGCAGAGCTCAACCCAAACAGCAGCCACTTACAGGGCTTGCAGGCCAAACAAGAGGCCTTGTTGCGGCAGCGGGAGTTGGTCTCTACGGCTCGCACCGCAGTGCGTGAGGGGGATTTCGAGCGCGCGGCTCAGGCCTACTATCAGGCGCAGGATGTGCTGAGCCCGGAGGGAGCACTGGCCGTTGAAATATATGAAGGTATGGCCGGACAGGAGGCCTATTGGGAGCAGGCTGAAAAGGCTTTGCGCTCACTGGCACAGGCCGATCCCGATAATGCTCGCTTGCAGCTCGCCCTGGCGCGCGTGCACTCTTATCGACCGCAGACTCGGCGCCAGGCCATTGCTGAGCTATTCGACCTGCAGCAGCAGCTGAGTGTCGCCGCACCTGCCAAGGCCAGCTTGCGTCAGGCCCTGATCTGGTTGGAGCCCAGGGCCGCTGATCGTGGCTTGATTCAGCGCTACCTGCGCGAGATCGACGACGCCCCGGAGATTCGCGCCAAACTCGACCTGTTACGCCGGCAAGCCAGCAATCAGCGCCAGCAGCGCATTCAAGATCAGGCCGATGAGGCTTATGCTCTCTTAAGTGCAGGTGATGTTGCGGCTGCACGGCTACGGTTTCAGATGCTCGCAGAGCAGTACCCAGATGCTGGAGCGCCATTGGCTGGGCTGGCTGCCGTGGCGCAAACGGCCGGTGACCAGGAACAGGCGGTGGCTTTCTACGAGCAGGCCAACCGCAAAAGCCCGGCCCAGTCTCGCAATTGGGCCGCAGGGCTGCGCAGTGCCCGCTTTTATCGTGACTACAATCGCGCCGAGCAACTGCGCCTGCAAGGCAACTGGGAGGCGGCCGTGCCCCTCTTTGAGCAAGCGTTTGCCGCTGCGCCACCGGATGTGGATCCGAGCTTGCGCTTGCCCTATGCGCTGAGTTTGCAGCAGCAGGACAACTTCTCGGCTGCCATCGAGCAGTTGCAATTGGTGCTCGCCCAGCAGCCCAATCAAGCCGATGCGCGCCGGATGCTTGCCGAGGTGTATTTACGCCAGGGGAATTTAGCGGCCGCGGAAGAGCTGGTATCTACTGCAGAGGACGAGCAAATCCGTACCCGCTTACGTCCAGCGCAGGCCGAGCGGCTGCGCGATCAGGCTCAGCAGCAGTATGCGGCGCAGCGCTACGCTGCTGCTCGTAGCCTGCTGGAGGAGGCCCTGACCCTAGACCCCGACAGCCCTTGGATCCGGCTTGATCTGGCCAGGAATCTGCGGGAGTTGGGTCAGGTGGAGGCTGCGGGTGATCTCCTCCAATCCTTGCTGCAGACGCATGGTGACGAAGCCGATGTCCGCAAGGCGGTGGCTTACCAGCAGGCTGATGCGCAGCAGTGGCCTGCGACGCTGCGCATTCTGGAAACCATTCCCGTCGCTGCACGGGACCCGGAGCTGGTCAAACTGCAGCGCAGAGCCTGGATTGAATACCAAATTCAGCGTGCCAAGCAGGCCGCGGCACGGGGGAATTGGAGCACCGCAGATGCGGCGCTCTCAGCGGCAGCGCGGGCTGTAGGCAATGATCAAAGCTACTTTCCAAGCTTGGCCACGGGTTGGCAAACACTGGGAGACTCCGCACGGGCGCTGAGTTATCTGCGCAGGGCGATGGCCGGCGAAGCCGCAGATACCGGGGTCAAGTTGCAGTATGCCGCCATGTTGCTGCAAAACGGTCTGGACGCGGAATTTACCGCCTTGGTCAACAGTTTGCGGGATGAGCCCCTGTCCTCGACGCAACAACAGAATCTGCAAGAGTTAGTTGTGGGCTACCGGCTGCAGCTGGCGGACAGAGCCAGGGAGGCCGGCGATTATGCGACGGCTTATGATGCTCTGCGCGACGTGATTGTGCGCAGGCCCGAAGACACCAATGTGGTGCTGGCGCTGGCCCGTATTTTCGCTGGCGCTGGTGATCATGAGGAAGCGCTGGCCCTCTACCAGCGGGTCTTAGATGAAGAACCCGGTCACCGTGCTGCCAACCTGGGGCTTGCGCAAACCGCCATTAGCGCTGGCCTAGATACCGAGATAATCCGCGGGGCATTGCGGCGGCTGCGGCGCGAGGATGCAACAGACCCTGCCTACTTAGAACTGGAAGCTCAATATGCCCAGGCGCGCGGACTAGATGCCCGGGCCTTGCGCTTTATGCGGGCGGCGCAGCGTCAGCAGCAGACCAAGGAGACCACGCGCCCACCTCGGTTGGCGCTGCAGCGCTTAGCACCGACCAACTCAGTGCCATCCACGGCGGACGCTATTCCCCTGGCAGAGCCGCTGGCCCTCAAGCCTGGGGCATTTGCACGCCCTGTGTCTCCGCAGGCAGAGCCAAGTCTGTTTGCCCAGTTGCAGCCCTTACGTTTGCAATCGGCAGATTCCACCACGCAGATGCCCGCGAGTATTGTGCTGAAGCTGGCTCCACAACTGCGGCCACGTTTTTTACGCTCGCAGCAATCCCTGCCCGCGAATGAGAGCGCGGAGAATCGGCCCATGCGTAGCTCTCCTACGGCCATGCAGCGACTACAAGCGCAGGTCAGTCCTAGGGCGACTGCGGACCTACGCTCTAGACTCCGCCAAGGGGAGGCCGGTTTGTCACGCTTATCCGATGTGGCGCTACCCCTGCAATTGCACTCCAAAGCTTTCGAATGGGGCACGGTGGGCGTTGCCGTCCGGCCTCAGGTGATTAGTGCGGGGGAGCTGAGCGGCGAAGCCCGCCTGCGGCTGGGGACGCTGGCATTGATTGGAGGCGGGGAGGCGGACTCGATTTCTGTGAACGACTCGGGTTTGGCCGGTAGTTTGCACTTTGCCCAGGGCGCGTTGAGCGCGAGCATTGGAGTGACGCCCTATGGGTTCTTGGAGGACCGCCTCACAGGGCATGTACGCTGGCAGCCCCAATGGGGCGATTGGCAGCCCAAGCTGGGTTTTGTGCGCCTACCCGTCACCGATAGTGTTTTGTCCTGGGCTGGCCAACGCGATGCTTTGCTGGGCGTAAATTGGGGCGGTGTGTCCCGCTCTGGCATGGAGCTTGGTCTGGTGCGCGACATTGGCTTGTCCGGAGTCTATGCGGATCTACGCGTATCCCAGCTGGATGGACGGAATGTGGATGAGAACGCCAGCGTGGAAATGAGCGCTGGCACCTACCGCCATCGCGATTTACCCACATGGGGCCGGCTGACCTACGGCTTCAACATCACGGCCTTTGGTTATCAGACTTTCCGTGAAGACGGCGCGCCATGGTTTCCAACCAGCGCCATACTTCAGCAGGAGTTAGATCTGCTGCGCGTCGCAGAGCCCGAGCTAGACCTAGCTGGGGGTTATGCAGGCCTCGATGATTCCGGTTTGGCCTACTTGCTGCGCGGCGATTTGAGTTACCCCGTAGCGGATCGGCTTGCTGTCACGGGGCGTTTTTCCGTAGATAACGCCCAGAACTTCCGCGAGTACATTTTCCATATGGGCTTGCGTTATTCCTTTACCGGTCCCGTGGAGTTCAACAATGCCTTTGCGCAAGACTTCTTCCGCTAA